The proteins below come from a single Mucilaginibacter mali genomic window:
- the purD gene encoding phosphoribosylamine--glycine ligase has translation MNILILGSGGRESAFAWKIAQSPKCSQLFIAPGNAGTSQYGTTINVKVTDFAGIKQICLDHAIDLVLVGPEEPLVKGVHDYFLADDAIKHIPVVGPQAEGAQLEGSKDFSKQFMQRHNIPTAASQTFTKDTLNEGIAYLATAGLPIVLKADGLAAGKGVLICSTLEEAEHELKEMLTEAKFGDASSKVVIEQFLQGIELSVFVMTDGNSYKILPEAKDYKRIGEGDTGLNTGGMGSVSPVPFADADFIKKVEDRIVIPTVEGLKKEGIPYKGFIFIGLMNCAGDPYTIEYNARMGDPETESVMMRIDSDFVDLLQGVAEGNLHEKAFSISPKTAATVVCVAGGYPGDYMKGQVITGLDNMRGSQVFQAGTALQGEDVVTSGGRVLMVTSLQDTMFEALQQATADASRIYYDGKTFRKDIGFDLI, from the coding sequence ATGAATATCCTGATCCTCGGTTCGGGCGGAAGGGAAAGCGCCTTCGCCTGGAAAATCGCCCAAAGCCCCAAATGCAGCCAGTTGTTTATTGCGCCCGGTAATGCCGGCACATCGCAATATGGCACTACCATTAATGTTAAGGTGACCGATTTTGCGGGGATCAAGCAAATATGCCTTGATCATGCTATCGACCTGGTGCTGGTTGGCCCCGAAGAGCCGCTGGTAAAAGGCGTGCACGATTATTTTTTGGCCGATGATGCCATTAAACATATCCCCGTAGTTGGTCCGCAGGCCGAGGGCGCGCAGTTAGAGGGCAGTAAGGATTTCAGCAAGCAGTTTATGCAGCGCCATAATATCCCTACCGCAGCATCGCAAACATTTACTAAAGACACACTGAATGAAGGCATTGCTTACCTGGCCACCGCCGGTTTACCCATCGTGTTAAAAGCCGATGGTTTAGCCGCCGGAAAAGGTGTACTGATCTGCAGCACTCTTGAAGAAGCCGAGCACGAACTGAAAGAAATGCTGACCGAAGCCAAATTTGGCGATGCCAGCAGCAAGGTGGTGATTGAGCAATTTTTACAGGGTATCGAACTTTCGGTATTTGTGATGACCGACGGCAACAGTTATAAGATATTACCTGAAGCAAAGGATTATAAACGCATTGGCGAAGGCGATACCGGCCTGAACACCGGTGGCATGGGTTCGGTTTCTCCCGTTCCGTTTGCGGATGCTGATTTTATAAAAAAGGTAGAAGACCGCATTGTGATCCCAACCGTTGAAGGTTTGAAGAAAGAAGGCATCCCTTACAAAGGCTTCATCTTCATCGGCCTGATGAATTGTGCTGGCGATCCATACACCATTGAATACAACGCCCGCATGGGCGACCCCGAGACCGAAAGCGTAATGATGCGTATCGATAGCGACTTTGTAGACTTGCTGCAAGGCGTAGCCGAAGGTAACCTGCACGAAAAGGCGTTCAGTATATCGCCAAAAACTGCGGCTACCGTAGTTTGTGTGGCCGGCGGCTACCCTGGCGATTATATGAAGGGCCAGGTAATTACCGGGCTTGACAACATGCGCGGTTCGCAGGTTTTCCAGGCGGGGACTGCGTTGCAGGGTGAAGATGTGGTTACCTCGGGCGGGCGTGTGTTGATGGTAACCTCGTTGCAGGATACCATGTTTGAAGCGCTGCAACAGGCTACAGCCGATGCCAGCCGCATTTATTACGATGGCAAAACATTCAGAAAAGATATTGGGTTTGATTTGATATAA
- a CDS encoding VOC family protein, which translates to MEHKAKSLRPFIGSKDFETSRRFYRDLGFEEVVLAHNLSVFKTGNQAFYLQDYYAKDWVDNTMLFLEVDDVDRYWKELLALDLPAKYPGARVSPPRVEAWGKECFLHDPAGILWHIGEFFG; encoded by the coding sequence ATGGAACATAAAGCCAAATCACTTCGACCATTCATCGGTAGTAAGGATTTTGAAACATCCCGCAGGTTTTACCGCGACCTTGGTTTTGAGGAAGTAGTGCTGGCCCATAATTTATCGGTGTTTAAAACGGGCAACCAGGCGTTTTACCTGCAGGATTATTACGCGAAGGATTGGGTGGATAATACCATGCTGTTTTTAGAGGTAGATGATGTGGACCGTTACTGGAAGGAACTGCTGGCTCTTGATCTGCCTGCCAAATATCCGGGTGCAAGGGTAAGTCCGCCGCGGGTTGAAGCGTGGGGGAAGGAATGTTTTCTGCACGATCCGGCGGGAATACTTTGGCATATCGGGGAGTTTTTTGGGTAG
- the lysS gene encoding lysine--tRNA ligase → MSIALSEQEIFRRKSLQDLRDLGINPYPAEAYKVTAHAKDITENFNSQPDNYKEVTIAGRIMTRRIMGSASFFELQDSTGRIQVYIKRDDICPDEDKTLYNTVFKKLLDIGDYVGVRGFAFITQTGELSVHTQELTILSKSLKPLPVVKRDDAGNIFDGFTDPEMRYRQRYVDLTVNPDFKNIFIARSKVISTMRGYFNDQGWMEVETPILQAVHGGAAARPFMTHHNTLDMPLYLRIANELYLKRLIVAGFDGVYEFGKMFRNEGMDRTHNPEFTAMEIYVAYKDYIWMMAMVEECLAKVAMAVHGKTLIKVGSNEIEFGGEYEKLSMYDSILKYTGIDVSAMDEAALRQTCRDLAIEVDSTMGKGKLVDEIFSAKVEANLIQPTYITDYPIEMTPLAKKHRSKDGLVERFELFVNGKEIANAYSELNDPIDQRERFEDQLLLAGRGDEEAMAMDDDFLRALEYGMPPTSGLGIGIDRLVMLMTNQSTIQEVLFFPQMRPEKKAKVATADDFIAAGVPAEWVPVLNKMGFNTVEELKAGNPNKVFNDLGGMRKKLKLDIPMPTKDEVMKWFE, encoded by the coding sequence ATGAGTATTGCCCTATCCGAACAGGAAATTTTCCGCCGCAAATCGTTACAGGATCTGCGCGACTTAGGCATTAACCCTTACCCGGCCGAAGCTTATAAAGTCACCGCGCATGCGAAAGATATTACCGAAAACTTTAACAGCCAGCCCGATAACTATAAAGAAGTAACCATTGCCGGTCGGATCATGACCCGCCGCATTATGGGCAGCGCGTCGTTCTTCGAGTTGCAGGACAGCACCGGCCGTATACAGGTATATATCAAACGTGATGATATTTGCCCCGATGAGGATAAAACCCTGTACAATACCGTATTTAAAAAACTATTGGATATCGGCGATTACGTAGGCGTACGCGGGTTCGCGTTCATTACGCAAACCGGTGAACTATCGGTACATACACAGGAACTAACCATCCTTTCAAAATCGCTTAAACCACTTCCGGTGGTAAAACGCGATGACGCGGGCAATATCTTCGACGGGTTTACCGATCCGGAAATGCGTTACCGTCAGCGTTATGTTGACCTAACCGTTAACCCCGATTTTAAAAATATCTTCATCGCCCGTTCTAAAGTGATCAGCACTATGCGCGGTTATTTTAATGATCAGGGTTGGATGGAAGTCGAAACGCCGATACTGCAAGCCGTTCACGGCGGTGCGGCTGCCCGCCCGTTCATGACGCATCACAACACGCTGGATATGCCTTTATACCTGCGCATAGCTAACGAGTTGTACCTGAAAAGATTGATCGTAGCCGGCTTTGACGGCGTATATGAGTTTGGTAAAATGTTCCGTAACGAGGGCATGGACCGCACCCACAACCCCGAGTTCACCGCAATGGAGATCTATGTAGCCTATAAAGATTATATCTGGATGATGGCCATGGTTGAGGAATGTTTGGCCAAAGTGGCGATGGCTGTGCATGGCAAAACCTTAATTAAAGTAGGCAGCAACGAAATTGAATTTGGCGGCGAATACGAAAAGCTATCGATGTACGATTCTATTTTGAAATACACCGGCATCGACGTTTCGGCTATGGACGAGGCCGCCCTGCGCCAAACCTGCCGCGACCTGGCTATCGAGGTGGACAGCACCATGGGCAAAGGCAAACTGGTTGACGAAATCTTCTCGGCAAAAGTTGAAGCTAACCTGATCCAGCCGACCTATATTACCGATTACCCTATCGAAATGACCCCGCTGGCTAAAAAGCACCGCAGCAAAGATGGTTTGGTTGAGCGTTTCGAACTATTTGTTAACGGTAAAGAGATAGCCAACGCGTACTCGGAGTTGAACGACCCTATCGATCAGCGCGAGCGTTTTGAAGATCAGCTGTTACTGGCCGGCAGGGGTGATGAAGAAGCTATGGCGATGGACGACGACTTTTTACGCGCGCTGGAATACGGTATGCCGCCAACATCGGGCCTGGGTATCGGTATCGACCGCCTGGTGATGCTAATGACCAACCAAAGCACCATTCAGGAAGTATTGTTCTTCCCGCAGATGCGCCCCGAAAAGAAGGCTAAAGTGGCTACTGCCGATGACTTTATAGCCGCCGGTGTACCTGCTGAATGGGTACCTGTGCTTAATAAAATGGGCTTCAATACCGTTGAAGAACTGAAAGCCGGTAACCCGAATAAAGTATTTAACGATTTGGGCGGTATGCGCAAAAAACTGAAACTGGATATACCTATGCCGACTAAGGACGAGGTGATGAAGTGGTTTGAGTAG
- a CDS encoding flavin reductase family protein, with protein sequence MLSLNVADLTPMELQNYLQYAIAPRPIALVSTIDSEGKTNLSPFSFFNMFSTNPPVCIFSPARRVRDNTTKHSLENLLEVKECVINIVNYHMVQQTSLSSVEYAKGVCEFEKAGFTRVPSELVKPPRVAESFVQFECVVNDIIALGDGPGAGNLILAEIKLMHINEAVLGADGKIDQTKMDHVARLGGDWYCRVTPDNLFMVEKPNRHIGIGIDALPYNIRNSSVLTGNDLGQLGNLTALPDDEAVNTFAQTPEIKEILDATIGDSHTRELQLQLKAKTLLVEGRVLDALMVLMV encoded by the coding sequence ATGTTAAGCCTGAATGTAGCCGACCTAACCCCTATGGAATTGCAGAATTACCTGCAATATGCCATAGCCCCGCGACCAATTGCACTGGTAAGCACCATCGATAGCGAGGGTAAAACCAATCTCAGCCCGTTCAGTTTTTTTAATATGTTCAGCACTAATCCGCCGGTGTGTATTTTCTCGCCGGCGCGCAGGGTTCGCGATAATACTACCAAGCACAGCCTCGAAAATTTGTTAGAGGTAAAGGAGTGCGTCATTAACATCGTGAACTATCACATGGTGCAGCAAACATCGTTAAGCAGTGTGGAGTATGCCAAAGGTGTCTGCGAGTTTGAAAAGGCAGGCTTTACACGGGTGCCATCTGAACTGGTGAAGCCGCCGCGTGTAGCCGAATCATTCGTGCAGTTTGAATGTGTGGTGAACGACATCATCGCTTTGGGCGATGGCCCCGGCGCCGGAAATTTGATCCTTGCCGAGATCAAACTGATGCATATTAACGAAGCCGTTTTGGGCGCCGATGGTAAGATCGATCAAACCAAAATGGATCATGTGGCCCGCCTGGGCGGCGATTGGTACTGCCGCGTTACGCCTGATAACCTGTTTATGGTAGAAAAACCTAACCGACATATAGGTATCGGGATCGATGCACTGCCTTATAACATCCGTAATTCATCGGTATTAACCGGCAACGACCTTGGCCAACTGGGCAACCTGACCGCTTTGCCCGATGACGAGGCTGTTAACACATTTGCCCAAACCCCCGAAATAAAAGAAATACTGGATGCTACCATTGGCGATAGCCATACCCGCGAATTGCAATTGCAGCTAAAAGCAAAAACCCTGCTGGTTGAGGGCAGGGTTTTGGATGCTTTGATGGTGTTGATGGTGTGA
- a CDS encoding DUF47 domain-containing protein: MQQRLYRSAFPNANDLFYNHFNHVAENAVEMAKLLHEAITSDDEQKPQYNAINRLRAKSQELTHRASSDSGKSFISPFDRGDMYSLVRAIDTVAGFINISSRRINLYQPASITPPLKELAGLIVECCVELEKCVHAISDIKNTKAITDCINSVKALEHYADKVYNKAVADLLTGEPNAIELIKYNEILHALETTTDKCEQVTTVIESIVVKNS, translated from the coding sequence ATGCAACAACGCCTCTACCGCTCGGCATTCCCAAATGCAAACGATCTGTTCTATAACCATTTTAACCATGTGGCAGAAAATGCCGTGGAAATGGCTAAACTACTTCACGAGGCTATCACCTCCGACGATGAACAGAAGCCGCAATATAACGCCATCAACCGCCTGCGGGCCAAAAGCCAGGAGTTGACACACCGTGCATCAAGCGATTCGGGCAAGTCGTTTATCTCTCCGTTCGACAGGGGCGATATGTACAGCCTGGTGAGGGCAATAGATACCGTAGCTGGCTTTATCAATATATCATCGCGCCGTATTAATCTTTACCAGCCGGCCAGCATCACTCCCCCGCTTAAAGAATTAGCCGGCTTGATTGTTGAATGCTGCGTGGAACTGGAGAAATGTGTACACGCGATAAGCGATATTAAGAACACAAAAGCCATTACCGACTGCATTAACAGTGTAAAGGCGTTGGAACACTATGCCGATAAGGTATACAACAAAGCCGTGGCCGACTTACTGACCGGCGAACCAAACGCTATCGAACTGATCAAATACAACGAAATTTTGCACGCGCTGGAAACCACTACCGATAAATGCGAGCAGGTAACTACGGTGATAGAAAGCATTGTGGTAAAGAATAGCTAA
- a CDS encoding YdcF family protein — MRLKKTSLLFLLAGLFLQLTVFAQVSPKYQLKAQNYVLAKNYYLLNLVQLSPQVKRLLINDPELTKVASDKVEAIKASLDCKDAACYTSQLKFTNEEIKIVGNRLAQLYKSNNALGLLVKNDLIPSGAYILNKNLSPQQQLVKAWEQDAEGVNYAISVYADGKKPLYADIDSISFNVKAKAYPAVLFDAASVALSECKGSKLFFEPVLTYALQAMEINGRHDAANFEPLSAGLNKVALQNIKQTNWSKYKYSAILILGAGPGDLLTSISATGMLRCRMGAARYFAGLAPFIIVSGGMAHPYKTKYCEAVEMKKFLVENLHVPAKAVIVETQARHTTTNVRNAVRLIYHYGMPFNKAFATVSSKSHVESVAASMAERCIKELKYVPYKVGNRIDDNALELYPLVDALQINPIEPLDPR, encoded by the coding sequence ATGCGTCTAAAAAAAACATCACTTTTATTCCTGCTTGCCGGGCTATTCCTGCAATTAACGGTTTTCGCCCAGGTAAGTCCTAAATATCAGTTAAAGGCCCAAAACTATGTATTGGCTAAAAACTATTACCTGCTTAACCTGGTACAACTTTCGCCGCAGGTAAAACGCCTGCTGATCAATGACCCCGAATTAACTAAAGTAGCTTCGGATAAAGTTGAAGCGATAAAAGCATCGCTCGATTGCAAGGATGCCGCCTGCTACACCAGCCAGCTAAAATTCACCAATGAAGAGATAAAGATAGTTGGTAACAGGCTGGCACAACTATATAAATCCAACAATGCGCTGGGCCTGCTGGTAAAAAACGACCTGATCCCATCGGGCGCTTATATCCTTAACAAAAACCTGTCGCCGCAGCAACAATTGGTAAAAGCCTGGGAGCAGGATGCAGAGGGCGTTAACTACGCCATCAGCGTTTATGCCGATGGGAAAAAGCCCCTTTATGCCGATATCGATTCCATCAGCTTTAATGTAAAGGCAAAGGCGTATCCGGCAGTTTTGTTCGATGCGGCCTCGGTAGCGCTGAGCGAGTGCAAAGGCAGCAAACTTTTTTTTGAACCGGTGCTTACCTACGCCCTGCAAGCTATGGAAATAAACGGCCGCCACGATGCCGCCAACTTCGAACCACTTAGTGCCGGATTGAACAAGGTTGCGTTGCAAAATATTAAACAAACCAACTGGAGTAAATACAAATACTCGGCTATATTGATATTAGGTGCAGGCCCGGGCGATCTGCTGACTTCCATCAGCGCTACCGGAATGCTGCGTTGCCGTATGGGTGCCGCGCGGTATTTCGCCGGCCTTGCCCCTTTCATCATCGTTTCGGGCGGGATGGCGCATCCCTATAAAACTAAATACTGCGAAGCGGTGGAAATGAAAAAGTTTTTGGTTGAGAACCTGCACGTACCTGCTAAGGCTGTAATTGTTGAAACCCAGGCCCGCCATACCACCACCAACGTACGTAACGCTGTCCGGTTAATTTATCATTACGGGATGCCGTTTAACAAGGCATTCGCCACGGTAAGCAGCAAAAGCCATGTAGAATCAGTTGCTGCCAGCATGGCCGAACGTTGCATTAAGGAGTTGAAATATGTACCTTATAAAGTAGGCAATCGTATAGATGATAACGCGCTTGAATTATACCCTCTGGTTGATGCCCTGCAAATTAACCCGATAGAGCCGCTGGATCCGCGGTAG
- a CDS encoding putative porin: MFKKIKYLLLLMVCFFVKPAFAQFTNPNQTQQQQQSSMFPDTTTRRQVKPMTEAEMMDSLRKKEENKHDSVVFSAKFIRITNERLLSDSTQVLQLDTGIVNFENYSPLYQPKHPTIGLGSLGLASRPLLFEPQKKVGFDVGLHYLDAYMMYPQDMTYYRARVPYSNLQLYTAGRKEQVFKAVVSENINPQLNIGAKFDIIGSTGYYNRQNVSELNAAIFSWYESKGKRYNLLTNIFFNNLKAPESGGILNDSVFTKGSFDKTTEAVRLPNAKARITNNGFYLKQFYYIGHIDSAARGNELANIQPTQRVMHTFMYNKQTYGYFQSGADTYKVFPDYYFNSVLSNDSLYVQDIHNEFSYSFYLRPKSVSFVKNELKLDLGLIHDLYNYKQYVSDSVLTVFGKLSQETQKQAATFQNITLRAKLGYKFSNRVLLDADFHQVAQGRNFGDYLYDVKFTLAGNNKTGRIILGAYAQNNAPPLVASSWISNHYIFHPDLKNQKTENVSFNYINDALQLDLKAEYFMINDYIYFGAQPGGIDATPQQITAPINLLKLSVEKKLTWRRIHFDNYLVYQKTDYQSTLRTPEVYLYSNLYYGKRLFDAIDMVGGLSVRYNTPYVAPSYAIGIGQFYNGANVTYNSYPYASVYLKATLQRTNLFIQYDYANQGLQSNGFYTVVRYPMQDRALKLGVSWTFYN, from the coding sequence ATGTTCAAAAAAATTAAATACCTGTTATTGCTGATGGTGTGCTTTTTTGTGAAGCCCGCGTTCGCGCAGTTTACCAATCCCAACCAAACGCAGCAGCAACAGCAAAGCTCCATGTTTCCCGATACCACCACCCGGCGCCAGGTTAAACCCATGACCGAGGCCGAAATGATGGACAGCCTGCGTAAAAAGGAAGAGAACAAGCACGATTCGGTGGTGTTTTCGGCCAAATTTATCCGCATAACCAACGAGCGCCTGCTGAGCGACAGCACCCAGGTATTGCAGTTGGATACAGGCATTGTTAATTTTGAGAACTACAGTCCGCTTTATCAGCCCAAACACCCTACCATTGGCCTGGGTAGTTTAGGTTTAGCATCGCGCCCGCTGCTTTTTGAGCCGCAAAAAAAGGTGGGTTTTGATGTAGGTCTGCATTACCTGGATGCTTACATGATGTACCCGCAGGATATGACCTATTACCGGGCAAGGGTACCCTACAGTAACCTGCAGCTATACACGGCGGGCAGAAAGGAACAGGTATTTAAGGCAGTGGTGAGCGAAAATATCAACCCGCAACTAAATATTGGCGCTAAGTTCGACATCATCGGTTCGACCGGGTATTATAACCGGCAGAATGTAAGCGAGCTGAACGCGGCCATCTTCAGTTGGTACGAATCGAAGGGGAAGCGGTATAATTTGCTTACCAATATCTTTTTCAATAATCTAAAAGCGCCCGAAAGCGGCGGTATATTGAACGATAGCGTATTCACAAAAGGATCGTTTGATAAAACCACCGAGGCTGTACGATTGCCAAATGCAAAAGCCCGTATCACCAACAATGGCTTTTATTTGAAGCAGTTTTACTATATCGGCCATATTGATAGCGCCGCCCGGGGTAACGAACTGGCCAATATACAGCCTACACAACGGGTAATGCATACGTTTATGTATAACAAGCAAACGTATGGCTATTTCCAAAGCGGGGCCGATACCTACAAAGTTTTCCCCGATTATTATTTCAACTCGGTGCTATCTAACGATTCGCTCTATGTTCAGGATATCCATAACGAGTTTTCGTATAGTTTTTACCTGCGGCCAAAATCGGTAAGCTTTGTGAAGAACGAGTTAAAGCTCGACCTTGGTCTGATCCATGATCTGTATAATTACAAGCAATACGTAAGCGATTCGGTGCTGACCGTATTTGGTAAGTTAAGCCAGGAAACGCAGAAGCAGGCTGCCACTTTTCAAAACATCACCTTAAGGGCTAAACTGGGCTATAAATTTAGCAACCGGGTATTGCTTGATGCCGATTTTCACCAGGTGGCGCAGGGGCGCAACTTTGGCGACTATTTGTACGATGTAAAGTTTACCCTGGCCGGGAACAACAAAACTGGGCGTATTATATTAGGCGCCTATGCGCAAAACAACGCGCCGCCACTGGTAGCATCCAGCTGGATCTCCAATCATTACATCTTCCACCCCGATCTGAAGAACCAGAAGACAGAGAACGTATCGTTCAACTATATTAACGATGCCCTGCAGCTTGATCTGAAGGCCGAGTACTTCATGATAAACGATTATATCTACTTTGGCGCGCAGCCCGGGGGTATTGATGCCACGCCACAGCAAATTACAGCACCCATCAACCTGTTGAAACTAAGCGTTGAAAAGAAACTCACCTGGCGCCGCATCCATTTTGATAATTACCTGGTATATCAAAAAACCGATTATCAATCTACCCTGCGCACGCCCGAGGTTTACCTGTACAGCAATCTGTACTATGGTAAGCGTTTATTTGATGCTATCGACATGGTGGGCGGCCTTAGCGTACGTTATAATACACCTTATGTTGCGCCATCTTATGCCATTGGTATCGGGCAGTTTTATAACGGGGCCAATGTTACCTATAATTCGTATCCATACGCCAGCGTATACTTAAAGGCTACCTTGCAGCGCACCAACCTGTTCATCCAGTACGATTATGCCAACCAGGGCCTGCAAAGCAATGGTTTTTATACCGTGGTGCGCTACCCCATGCAGGACAGGGCGCTAAAGCTTGGCGTATCGTGGACGTTTTATAATTAG
- a CDS encoding purine-nucleoside phosphorylase, whose protein sequence is MLESIQHTAAYIKNRIGDFEPEVGIILGTGLGGLVNEITVEKQLMYSNIPDFPISTLEFHSGKLIFGTLAGKKVVAMQGRLHYYEGYNMQQITFPVRVMKMLGIKTLLVSNASGALNKTFKKGDLMVISDHINLQPHNPLVGRNEEELGPRFPDMSEPYRLELIDKALDIAAANNITCHKGVYVAVSGPNLETRAEYKFLRIIGGDAVGMSTVPEVIVANHMGLPVFAISVLTDEGFPDTLKPVSVEEIIKVAQDAEPNMTLILKELIAGL, encoded by the coding sequence ATGTTAGAAAGCATACAGCACACCGCGGCTTACATTAAAAACCGCATTGGCGATTTTGAGCCCGAAGTAGGCATTATATTAGGTACCGGCCTTGGCGGTTTGGTAAACGAAATTACAGTTGAAAAGCAACTGATGTATTCGAACATTCCTGATTTTCCCATCTCTACCTTAGAGTTCCACTCGGGTAAGCTGATATTTGGCACGCTGGCCGGTAAAAAGGTGGTGGCCATGCAGGGCCGCCTGCACTATTACGAAGGCTATAACATGCAGCAGATCACTTTCCCGGTGCGGGTGATGAAAATGTTGGGCATTAAAACCCTGCTGGTATCAAACGCAAGCGGCGCGCTCAATAAAACCTTTAAAAAAGGCGATCTGATGGTAATATCAGACCATATTAACCTGCAACCGCATAACCCTTTGGTTGGCCGCAACGAGGAGGAGTTAGGCCCGCGTTTCCCCGATATGAGCGAACCTTACCGCCTTGAACTGATTGATAAAGCGCTGGATATTGCAGCAGCCAATAATATTACCTGCCACAAGGGCGTTTATGTAGCCGTGAGCGGCCCTAACCTGGAAACCCGTGCCGAGTACAAGTTTTTGCGCATTATTGGTGGCGACGCGGTAGGCATGAGCACCGTACCCGAAGTAATTGTAGCTAACCACATGGGATTGCCAGTATTTGCCATATCGGTATTAACCGACGAAGGTTTCCCTGATACGCTGAAACCGGTATCGGTTGAGGAAATTATAAAGGTGGCCCAGGATGCCGAACCAAATATGACATTGATTTTAAAAGAACTGATTGCCGGCCTTTAA
- the lpxK gene encoding tetraacyldisaccharide 4'-kinase yields the protein MKYLRLLLLPFSLLYGLVTAIRNWCYDAGVFKSTGFGIPIISVGNLDVGGSGKTPMTEYLIRLLKNQYQLASLSRGYGRQTTGFIKADITSTAAEIGDEPAQFKHKFPDVNVTVCENRVAGAQQLLAGNDVIILDDAYQHRAIKPGFSILLFDYQQLQGLNLMLPAGNRREFFGGRKRADVIVISKCPADISVDERKRLKGIVKPYAHQQLFFTTINYLPLQDKDGKAADVQVDDNTTVFLLTGIAKPQPMLNYIKQWGAQVIHHNYPDHHRFSLKNIAKLAADVETCPSDKKIIITTEKDMQRLGEQELLPLTRQLPFYTLPIGTEFLNNGKQQFDTLINDYVRKHTAHRGLH from the coding sequence ATGAAGTATTTACGCCTGCTTTTATTACCCTTTTCGCTACTGTACGGCCTGGTTACCGCCATCCGCAACTGGTGTTATGATGCGGGCGTTTTTAAAAGCACGGGCTTCGGTATCCCCATTATTTCCGTCGGTAATTTAGATGTGGGCGGTTCGGGCAAAACGCCTATGACCGAATACCTCATCCGGCTGCTCAAAAACCAATATCAACTGGCTAGCTTAAGTAGGGGTTATGGGCGCCAAACCACCGGTTTTATAAAAGCGGATATAACATCTACAGCAGCCGAAATTGGTGATGAACCAGCGCAGTTTAAGCATAAATTCCCGGATGTAAATGTAACCGTATGCGAAAATAGAGTGGCTGGCGCGCAGCAACTGCTTGCAGGTAACGATGTAATTATTTTAGATGATGCCTATCAGCACCGCGCCATTAAACCGGGCTTCAGCATTTTATTATTCGATTATCAGCAACTACAGGGTCTTAACCTGATGCTGCCGGCCGGTAACCGCCGCGAATTTTTTGGCGGGCGAAAGCGGGCGGATGTGATCGTCATCAGTAAATGCCCTGCGGATATTTCCGTTGATGAGCGAAAGCGTTTAAAGGGAATTGTAAAACCTTACGCACATCAGCAACTATTTTTCACCACGATAAATTATTTGCCCTTGCAGGATAAGGATGGTAAGGCTGCTGATGTACAGGTTGATGATAATACCACCGTGTTTTTATTGACCGGTATTGCTAAGCCCCAACCCATGCTCAACTACATTAAACAATGGGGCGCCCAGGTCATCCATCACAATTACCCCGATCATCATCGCTTTAGCTTAAAAAATATTGCTAAACTTGCTGCTGATGTTGAGACATGCCCATCAGATAAAAAAATAATTATCACAACAGAAAAAGATATGCAGCGTTTAGGAGAACAGGAACTGCTCCCTTTAACGCGGCAATTGCCATTTTATACCCTGCCCATCGGCACGGAATTTTTAAATAATGGCAAACAACAATTTGATACACTAATTAACGATTATGTTAGAAAGCATACAGCACACCGCGGCTTACATTAA
- a CDS encoding Mpo1 family 2-hydroxy fatty acid dioxygenase, which translates to MKEKKAPSEPKKQVDIYFDKYAESHQNSTNELIHWICVPLIVFSLLGLVWAIPFPHIGFLGKYNGMFNWASFLIAFAIFYYYKLSPVLSYLMLIIVMGFCYGITVLEQWHTTGGPALWQSCLVVFVLSWIGQFIGHKIEGKKPSFLDDVKFLLIGPIWLLHFILLKLKIRY; encoded by the coding sequence ATGAAAGAGAAGAAAGCACCATCCGAACCTAAAAAGCAAGTTGATATTTATTTCGATAAATATGCCGAAAGCCATCAGAACTCGACCAACGAACTGATCCACTGGATCTGCGTGCCGCTGATTGTATTCAGCCTGCTGGGCCTGGTGTGGGCTATCCCGTTTCCGCATATCGGTTTTTTGGGTAAGTATAATGGGATGTTCAACTGGGCATCGTTCCTTATCGCCTTTGCTATATTTTATTACTATAAATTGTCGCCTGTGCTATCGTATCTGATGCTCATTATTGTAATGGGCTTTTGCTACGGCATCACAGTGCTGGAGCAATGGCATACCACCGGCGGACCGGCGCTATGGCAATCGTGCCTGGTGGTGTTTGTGCTATCGTGGATCGGGCAGTTTATCGGGCATAAAATAGAGGGGAAGAAGCCCTCGTTTTTAGATGACGTCAAGTTCCTTCTGATCGGCCCTATCTGGCTGCTGCATTTTATTTTGCTGAAACTGAAGATCAGGTATTAA